TGATGAGAGAGGGCTCCATTCGGCGTGATCTAAAAAACATCATACCGCAAATCCTGCAAAACAAACCATATCTTTCAAGGCTGATGTTTTGCTCAGACGGCCTAGACCCGCTTGACATCACACAGTACGGTCACATTGATCATTGCGTCAGAGAGGCAATTGCACTGGGCATGGATAAAATTGATGCAGTAGCATGTGCATCAAAAACAATCTTTGACTATTACAAAATGGGCAATGACATTGGTGGAATTGCTCCGGGCAAGCTAGCAGACATGCTTGTCTTTGATGACTTGACCAAAAAGCCAAGGCGCGTATTTGTTGGCGGCAAGCTAGTAGTATCAAATGGAAGCATTGTAGCCAAGATAAGAAAAGATGCATTACCTGCCTGGATTACAAAGACAGTCAAGCTAAAGAAGTTCTCTGAATCTGATTTTATAATTCCAAGCAAAAGCCACACAGTCACCGCAAACCTAATCGAAATGGACACTGAAATCATCACAAAATTATCTACTGCAGAACTTGCAGTAGAGCAAGGAAATGTCACACCATCCAGAGAAAAAGACATCTGGAAGGTAGCAGCATTTGATAGGACATACGGGTCAGGCAAGCACGCAATAGGATTTCTGAAAAACTTTGGGGCAGATGTAGGAGCATTTGCATCTACGTGGAACTTTCATGAAAATGATCTAATTGTTATTGGTTCTACAGAAAAAGACATGACCATAGCAGCAAACCATCTGGTAAAATCCCAGGGTGGAATGGTAATAGCAAAGGACGGCAAAGTCATGTCATTTTTGCCGCTCCAAGTGGCTGGAATCATATCAAAGAATTCCTTTGACGATGTTCTGGCCAAATTTACGAGCCTAAACCAAACATTACGGGATGCCGGCTGCAAATTCCCAAGGCCGCACCTGATGCCACTGTTTTTGCCATTTCTTGCCTTACCGTCAGTTAGGATCCTACATTCTGGAATTATTGACGTAAAAAAGCGATCTATAATACCCACGCTAGCCTAGCAAACTTTTAAAAAAGGGTTCAAAAGATTTTTTTTATCTAGTATGGCTTCAATTCAGCAAACACCACAAGGACCAGTCCTGGTTCTAAAGGAAAGCGCCCTCCAGCAAAAAGGCAGGGACGCCCAGAAAAACAACATAATGGCTGCAAAACTTGTAGCCGATCTAGTCCGAACAAGCCTTGGTCCAAGGGGTCTAGACAAAATGCTCGTAGACTCTATTGGTGATGTCACTATCACAAACGACGGTGCTACCATACTGAAGGAAATCGACGTCCAGCACCCAGCAGCAAAAATGATGGTTGAAATCTCAAAAACTATAGACAATGAAGTAGGAGACGGTACAACATCCTCAGTCGTGTTTGCAGGTGCATTGCTAGAAAAAGCAGAAGAACTACTAGCAAAGGATGTCCACTCTTCAGTCATAATAGAAGGATATCAGGCAGCACAGGAAAAAGTCATGGAATTATTGTCACAAATTGCAAAAAAAATCGAGCCAACTGACGAAGAATCATTATTCAAAATAGCAACAACTAGCATGCAATCAAAATTAATCTCTGAAGATTCAAGCGTTTTAGCAAAACTAGTAGTCGATGCAGTATTGCGCATAGCAGAAAAAAAAGGCGACATATACGTAGTTGACCTAGATAACATCAAAGTAGAGAAAAAGGCAGGCAGCTCCATCCAAGCGACAGAGCTTATCAAGGGCATAGTCCTAGACAAAGAAGTCGTTCACAGTGGAATG
This portion of the Nitrososphaerota archaeon genome encodes:
- a CDS encoding adenine deaminase, with the protein product MGDKKADIILKNCSLINVYTKEINTDTQVAITADRIAYVGPDATHAAGPKTTIIDLEKKYLTPGFADPHVHIDQFVMPSELAKRSLLCGTTSLFSDPIDIVSVCGFAGLKQFVKSCSGLPIRIFSVTPGGIPVDPKFSHGKALSLSEEKSALNLNGIVGLGEVFSWTKVTSRDQKTMKKLAQMLDQNCLINGHTAGASDKKLNAYISSGIFSCHEPIDYSQVMERLRLGMWVMMREGSIRRDLKNIIPQILQNKPYLSRLMFCSDGLDPLDITQYGHIDHCVREAIALGMDKIDAVACASKTIFDYYKMGNDIGGIAPGKLADMLVFDDLTKKPRRVFVGGKLVVSNGSIVAKIRKDALPAWITKTVKLKKFSESDFIIPSKSHTVTANLIEMDTEIITKLSTAELAVEQGNVTPSREKDIWKVAAFDRTYGSGKHAIGFLKNFGADVGAFASTWNFHENDLIVIGSTEKDMTIAANHLVKSQGGMVIAKDGKVMSFLPLQVAGIISKNSFDDVLAKFTSLNQTLRDAGCKFPRPHLMPLFLPFLALPSVRILHSGIIDVKKRSIIPTLA
- a CDS encoding thermosome subunit gives rise to the protein MASIQQTPQGPVLVLKESALQQKGRDAQKNNIMAAKLVADLVRTSLGPRGLDKMLVDSIGDVTITNDGATILKEIDVQHPAAKMMVEISKTIDNEVGDGTTSSVVFAGALLEKAEELLAKDVHSSVIIEGYQAAQEKVMELLSQIAKKIEPTDEESLFKIATTSMQSKLISEDSSVLAKLVVDAVLRIAEKKGDIYVVDLDNIKVEKKAGSSIQATELIKGIVLDKEVVHSGMPTKIEKAKIALLNAALEVEKTEMSAEIRITDPTQMQMFLEEENRMLKS